One segment of Primulina tabacum isolate GXHZ01 chromosome 14, ASM2559414v2, whole genome shotgun sequence DNA contains the following:
- the LOC142525089 gene encoding uncharacterized protein LOC142525089 has protein sequence MINEDETINPTLIHKPHISWSDSYAKAQDAVASLSSILPSVPSSIASSESPATSLLHDPNVAAHITQLLHHPDSGAGDDNLCRWLYDTFQSAQPELHLVVLRFIPVLAGVYLSGASLNKPLPGFEAVLLAIYAYETAARNGQQVTVSIPDISLSSIYHETKQTAKNGATELHIALVSPSLEPHGTVRSTRRAKIVGVALELYYNKISYMPIDSKIDFCKLCMIWSGHQEESGIINLEASSSSQVKDGNVEILENICRNRKQGRITLPWEILHPVLRILGHCLMGPSKDKRLSEAAYAACNCLYARSLHDINSKSIMATGSLLKVAKMVVDSKDEIDHTEIPMSNVITL, from the coding sequence ATGATCAATGAAGATGAAACCATCAACCCTACATTAATACACAAGCCCCACATCTCTTGGTCTGATTCCTATGCCAAAGCCCAAGATGCCGTCGCTTCCCTCTCTTCCATCCTACCCTCCGTCCCATCATCCATTGCCTCCTCCGAATCTCCCGCCACATCCCTTCTCCACGATCCCAACGTGGCAGCCCATATCACACAACTTCTCCACCACCCTGACTCAGGGGCCGGAGATGACAACCTTTGTCGCTGGCTATATGACACGTTCCAATCCGCCCAGCCGGAACTCCACCTAGTTGTCCTCCGGTTCATTCCCGTTCTAGCAGGAGTCTACCTCTCCGGGGCTTCACTAAACAAGCCCTTACCTGGGTTCGAAGCTGTGCTATTAGCTATTTATGCTTATGAAACCGCAGCACGAAACGGGCAGCAGGTGACAGTCAGTATCCCTGATATCTCACTCTCAAGCATTTACCATGAAACCAAACAAACTGCAAAAAACGGTGCTACCGAGCTTCATATCGCCCTAGTTTCACCGAGCCTCGAGCCACACGGCACTGTTAGATCTACTAGACGGGCAAAAATAGTTGGGGTAGCTTTAGAACTATATTACAACAAGATTTCTTATATGCCTATTGATTCAAAGATTGATTTCTGTAAGCTTTGTATGATATGGTCAGGGCATCAAGAAGAAAGTGGCATCATTAATCTTGAAGCCAGTTCTTCCTCACAAGTAAAAGATGGTAACGTTGAAATTTTGGAGAACATATGCAGAAATAGGAAACAAGGGAGAATAACTCTGCCTTGGGAGATTCTGCATCCAGTTTTAAGGATTTTAGGGCATTGTTTGATGGGTCCTAGTAAAGATAAACGGCTTTCCGAAGCGGCATATGCTGCATGCAACTGCTTGTATGCTAGATCTTTGCATGATATCAATTCTAAGTCAATTATGGCAACTGGGAGTCTTTTAAAAGTGGCGAAAATGGTTGTTGATTCAAAGGATGAAATTGATCACACGGAGATCCCCATGAGTAATGTGATAAcattatga
- the LOC142524945 gene encoding uncharacterized protein LOC142524945: MANRVIHMIREEDRDKCFCILVDEALDISKLKQMTIILRFVNNHWMLAEIFFSIKSVSDTTSLNLKKEISNVLFHHDLKVKKIRGQGYDDARNMCGAWNELQALFLRDSKDVSVICELFSHLDNIVTSSTKCIAELHDAKRNESKNFLANGERDSGTGTNQIAIDFILMELNTRFNESLVKLLSVSTNLDLKNSFDSFNNDDICKLATKFYPEDFTDQDNVGFGV; encoded by the exons ATGGCCAACAGAGTAATACATATGATTCGTGAAGAAGATAGAGATAAATGTTTTTGTATTCTTGTTGATGAAGCACTAGATATATCTAAACTGAAGCAAATGACCATTATCTTGAGGTTTGTGAACAATCATTGGATGTTGgcagaaatatttttttccatcAAAAGTGTTAGTGATACTACCTCATTAAATCTGAAAAAAGAGATATCAAATGTTCTTTTTCATCATGACCTCAAGGTTAAGAAAATCAGAGGTCAGGGGTATGATGATGCTAGAAATATGTGTGGCGCGTGGAATGAACTTCAAGCATTATTTCTCAGAGATT CTAAGGATGTCAGTGTTATTTGTGAATTATTTTCTCATTTAGACAATATTGTCACTTCTTCCACTAAGTGCATAGCTGAGTTACATGATGCAAAAAGAAATGAAAGTAAGAATTTTTTGGCAAATGGAGAACGTGATTCTGGAACTGGGACCAATCAGATTG CAATAGATTTCATCTTGATGGAGTTAAATACTAGGTTCAATGAGTCATTAGTGAAACTTCTTTCTGTTAGTACAAATTTAGATCTTAAAAATTCATTTGACTCATTTAACAATGATGATATTTGCAAGCTTGCAACAAAGTTTTATCCTGAAGATTTCACAGATCAAGACAATGTTGGCTTTGGAGTATGA